Proteins found in one Mycoplasmopsis citelli genomic segment:
- a CDS encoding transglutaminase-like domain-containing protein, whose translation MKFFKSKTKKFTLLLTITLATTALVFLTPSLSFPKETSISSFPQKSYTNIINIKSKKDPLENENQSPTIPRKDSSNSNDVLKKETPLNPKPNKNASPLESSETKNNFNNKKLQTPNSPQPPKKASSKPGLSDWNQEYLTKLKSKLQKIVLDSKELPTSKDFSAFFSDSINSIDQAKNIDDYFEIRRTNWNKIFENYNTWKETYLNKPQLFDYSEDIQDWNNLFSIKSDDIYTWTSDNKKLPTWYYLQDFYIYKLKKQINLYEKYPYYLQPLERLKKLLYYYKNNYGEFVNFQWGIDKNNNFSLDPSKYYSGNYQWIQIDNEYIINWLKYYQRWNWIFVNKEDQIPKIEDKNIKALEINEKFKNNKIISDYMKRQINFAPDSYDKLWTTNPKYPEKVNINDIKKQNSTELYTKHKNTNIQTIDEINKLNLKFNNFQTTLNFEYKKINVENKEYEFQDNSQLKDFDYEKFWKYQNFVELKNKFGFGSIPDFNIYNNLLWDKPNLFSDGYYKSINSELIKPVHKRKKDYDYIIDYTTSLTDEEIKQGKSTFTDAKWINPIPEYKRWFNHWKEILPNIINKNWDDKTKIKAVAYYIATNSLYLSPIKHKFNYNGYGFYNPTQIFTNDPEIQCVGYSMNLAAALTILNIPVRILGGPVVGTPTATFAEGGHAWNEVFVDGRWKAIDLTNWDLNEQTFYNKSAYELKDDEDLFLERNSEWMNQLKLDISSYETTLMFFKNPKEYEYKYLPESI comes from the coding sequence ATGAAGTTTTTCAAATCAAAAACCAAGAAATTTACATTACTTTTAACTATCACATTAGCTACTACAGCTTTGGTTTTTTTAACTCCAAGTCTTTCGTTTCCAAAAGAAACAAGCATTTCTTCATTTCCACAAAAATCTTATACAAACATCATAAATATCAAATCTAAAAAGGACCCATTAGAAAACGAAAATCAATCTCCAACAATACCAAGAAAAGATTCGTCAAACTCAAATGATGTATTAAAAAAAGAAACACCTTTAAATCCAAAACCAAATAAGAATGCTAGTCCATTAGAATCAAGTGAAACAAAAAACAATTTTAATAATAAAAAATTACAAACACCTAACTCGCCTCAACCACCTAAAAAAGCATCATCAAAACCAGGATTATCAGATTGAAATCAAGAATATTTGACAAAACTGAAAAGCAAACTTCAAAAAATTGTCTTAGATTCAAAAGAACTTCCAACTTCAAAAGATTTTTCAGCATTTTTCAGCGATAGTATTAATTCAATTGACCAAGCAAAAAATATTGATGACTATTTTGAAATTCGCAGAACAAATTGAAACAAAATTTTTGAAAATTATAATACTTGGAAAGAAACATATTTAAATAAACCTCAATTATTTGATTATTCAGAAGATATACAGGATTGAAATAATTTATTTTCTATAAAATCAGATGATATTTATACATGAACATCTGATAACAAAAAATTACCAACATGATATTACTTACAAGATTTTTACATCTATAAGTTAAAAAAACAAATTAACTTATATGAAAAATACCCATACTATCTTCAACCTTTAGAAAGGTTAAAAAAACTTCTATATTACTATAAAAATAATTATGGTGAATTTGTAAATTTTCAATGGGGAATTGACAAAAACAACAATTTTTCTTTAGACCCTAGCAAATACTATAGCGGAAATTATCAATGAATTCAAATTGATAATGAATATATTATAAATTGACTTAAATATTATCAAAGATGAAATTGAATTTTTGTAAATAAAGAAGATCAAATTCCTAAAATTGAAGATAAAAATATCAAAGCTTTAGAAATAAACGAAAAATTTAAAAATAATAAAATAATTAGTGATTATATGAAAAGACAAATTAACTTTGCTCCAGATAGCTATGATAAACTTTGAACAACAAACCCAAAATACCCTGAAAAAGTAAATATAAATGATATTAAAAAGCAAAACTCTACAGAACTGTACACAAAACACAAAAATACTAATATTCAAACAATTGACGAAATAAATAAATTAAATTTAAAATTTAATAATTTTCAAACTACATTAAATTTTGAGTATAAAAAAATTAACGTCGAAAACAAGGAATACGAATTTCAAGATAATAGCCAATTAAAAGATTTTGATTACGAAAAATTTTGAAAATATCAAAATTTTGTAGAACTAAAAAACAAATTTGGTTTTGGTTCTATTCCTGATTTTAATATCTATAACAACTTATTATGAGACAAACCAAATTTGTTTTCTGACGGATATTATAAATCTATAAATTCAGAACTAATAAAACCTGTTCATAAAAGAAAAAAAGATTATGACTATATAATAGACTACACAACTTCACTAACAGACGAAGAAATCAAACAAGGCAAAAGCACTTTTACTGACGCAAAATGAATTAACCCAATACCTGAATACAAAAGATGATTTAATCATTGAAAAGAAATTTTACCTAATATAATAAACAAAAATTGAGATGATAAAACCAAAATCAAAGCAGTAGCTTATTATATTGCTACTAATTCTTTATATCTATCTCCTATAAAACATAAATTTAACTACAATGGTTATGGATTTTATAATCCAACTCAAATTTTTACCAATGATCCTGAAATTCAATGCGTTGGATATTCGATGAATTTAGCAGCAGCACTAACAATTTTAAACATTCCAGTTCGAATTTTAGGTGGACCTGTTGTAGGAACTCCAACTGCAACATTTGCAGAGGGAGGACACGCCTGAAATGAAGTATTTGTTGATGGAAGGTGAAAAGCAATAGATTTAACGAATTGAGATTTAAATGAACAAACATTTTATAATAAGAGTGCTTATGAACTTAAAGATGATGAAGACTTATTTTTAGAACGTAATTCTGAGTGAATGAATCAATTAAAACTGGATATTAGTTCTTATGAAACCACCTTAATGTTTTTCAAAAACCCTAAAGAATACGAATATAAATATCTTCCTGAAAGTATTTAA
- a CDS encoding coiled-coil domain-containing protein has translation MKPKTKKILLSSSLGVSVLATGVGIGYLFSSLNYENKISKLKQTISQLNAKLNSLKAQNQNDKTKITTLQAKQQNLETMIKDLQDSKISNSDFSESLNALSQELKSGKTVVEVIKNVGYKDLKTPIMDFKNDLKTKIDLLSTTLKRALESNKNLTNETKDAIKNSLLKAQKFLDNINENNFDDLPKTTVAFNNLSKAQKIYLAQLSTAIDLMNEQIAIHQSEVSSLEKQISLRDQKIKLLSEKLADNLSFYLQLLEEFKTTLNDFDNLKLQSLNTAKVNDLKAKIQITLELIATKKIVFEELLNKMNSSLKQAQADSDYSNVFSYDVDTVQNSFEEVIRNFEQIRLDTISLLMGENNAKTLQILAQQKQIESLTTQSENLQVQVDALTKDKTSLEATIAEIKKDLTTNLGSMLDSQISSLTGIETTIRSSTVSEAITLADRLKTQIDALRDIKTKYSADNYTETFSPVVKKALDSAQAVIDEYKSNVLDVLKAQYEQTKASLTKTQSELEITKTELDSKQKELASTQNTLQEVQTQLAQNKKTLETTNELLTKAQTQLNSLNDEIDNNKSQAKISYNAVKEVYDNLKAKATTLLGVAQSGVDLTALQNQIAQSIPNFDENATLDQMQASIKALIDFSTSLNNTYGDVLQKDYDSQSQKQTQIITSLQHQKNKSKEN, from the coding sequence ATGAAACCTAAAACTAAAAAAATATTACTTTCATCTTCACTTGGGGTTAGTGTTTTAGCTACAGGAGTAGGAATAGGATATTTATTCTCGTCGCTAAATTATGAAAATAAAATTTCCAAACTTAAACAAACAATTTCTCAACTTAATGCTAAACTCAATTCATTAAAAGCACAAAATCAAAATGACAAAACTAAAATTACTACTTTACAAGCAAAACAACAAAATTTAGAAACAATGATTAAAGACCTACAAGATTCTAAAATTTCAAATAGTGATTTTTCTGAATCCTTAAATGCTCTTTCACAAGAATTAAAAAGCGGAAAAACTGTTGTTGAAGTTATTAAAAACGTTGGATATAAAGATCTTAAAACTCCAATTATGGATTTCAAAAATGATTTAAAAACAAAAATAGATTTATTATCCACAACTTTAAAACGAGCTTTAGAAAGTAATAAAAATCTTACAAACGAAACAAAAGATGCAATTAAAAATTCTCTTTTAAAAGCTCAAAAGTTTCTTGATAATATCAACGAAAATAATTTTGATGATTTACCTAAGACCACAGTAGCTTTTAATAATTTATCTAAAGCTCAGAAAATCTATTTAGCACAATTATCTACTGCCATTGACTTAATGAATGAGCAAATAGCTATTCATCAAAGTGAAGTGAGTTCTTTAGAAAAACAAATTTCTCTAAGAGACCAAAAAATCAAATTACTTTCTGAAAAGCTTGCTGATAATTTAAGTTTTTACTTACAATTATTAGAAGAATTTAAAACTACCTTAAATGATTTTGATAATTTAAAACTGCAAAGCCTTAATACTGCTAAAGTTAATGACCTTAAAGCCAAAATACAAATAACCTTAGAGCTTATAGCTACTAAAAAAATAGTCTTTGAAGAATTGCTTAATAAAATGAATTCATCTTTAAAACAAGCTCAAGCAGATAGTGATTATTCAAATGTCTTTAGTTATGATGTGGACACTGTCCAAAACTCTTTTGAAGAAGTAATTAGAAATTTTGAACAAATTCGTCTTGATACTATTTCATTGTTGATGGGAGAAAATAATGCTAAAACTCTTCAAATTCTAGCTCAACAAAAGCAAATTGAATCTTTAACTACTCAAAGTGAAAATCTCCAAGTTCAAGTTGATGCTTTAACTAAAGATAAAACTTCTTTAGAAGCTACTATTGCTGAAATTAAAAAGGATTTAACCACCAACTTAGGTTCAATGCTTGATAGTCAAATTTCATCCCTTACCGGAATTGAAACCACTATTAGATCTTCAACTGTAAGTGAGGCGATTACTTTAGCTGATAGACTTAAAACTCAAATTGACGCTCTTAGAGACATCAAAACCAAATACAGTGCTGATAATTACACCGAAACTTTTTCTCCTGTTGTGAAAAAAGCACTTGATTCAGCTCAAGCAGTTATCGATGAGTACAAAAGCAATGTTTTAGATGTTTTAAAAGCTCAGTATGAACAAACAAAAGCAAGTTTAACCAAAACTCAAAGTGAACTTGAAATAACTAAAACTGAGCTTGATAGTAAGCAAAAAGAATTAGCATCAACTCAAAACACTTTACAAGAAGTTCAAACTCAATTAGCTCAAAACAAAAAAACGTTAGAAACTACTAACGAATTGTTAACTAAAGCTCAAACTCAACTTAACTCTTTAAATGATGAAATTGATAATAATAAATCTCAAGCCAAAATCTCCTACAATGCTGTTAAAGAAGTATATGATAATCTTAAAGCCAAAGCAACTACTTTACTTGGAGTAGCTCAAAGCGGAGTGGATTTAACAGCCTTACAAAATCAAATCGCTCAAAGCATTCCAAATTTTGATGAAAACGCTACTTTAGACCAAATGCAAGCAAGCATTAAAGCCTTAATTGATTTTTCGACATCGCTTAATAATACTTATGGTGATGTTTTACAAAAAGATTATGATTCTCAATCCCAAAAACAAACTCAAATAATCACGTCATTGCAGCATCAAAAGAACAAATCCAAAGAGAATTAA